From the Calliopsis andreniformis isolate RMS-2024a chromosome 4, iyCalAndr_principal, whole genome shotgun sequence genome, one window contains:
- the LOC143178241 gene encoding uncharacterized protein LOC143178241 — MDRDISTNDNIKIALWNAKSLRNKITELKMKIGEYDIMCCTETWMSKRDKICLKNFNMVRKDRSNSKKGEGLCILIKKDIDFKIIDQVKWIKEKTEILAIRLELENRQLDVVLGYKPPNVRLHRREWDILFSNRNDKGEYIFVGDFNAKNRLRNCDRADKEGVDLVEAIEGANLFVNNMYTISRIGSGQYNPSNLDLVISSANILDVATIKSKGRYKLDKIDWKRFLWLQLNGCAGFSDELKNADDVEEKCTIFSKFMKNLIESSRTKDGPKKNVTCDKERNAVTTNDDKKNIRRKTPTRQYPWWDKECNAAKARRRRTNINFIKNHSKENWVKMKKAEKDFENLLNIKRSKVWDDLAANIDHRTNGSTIWKSIKMLKNGFDNNSPTGLSNLGRIKMEDVSIRLLEPPTTSVANRHDLEEDINVLSRKIQESIPQDLTLWNREINIAEVNEAIDSSSGKSPPGADGISYDVYKKLIIEIRRLLREIFQQVWSTGKTSSS, encoded by the exons ATGGATAGGGACATATCTACCAATGACAATATTAAAATAGCGTTATGGAACGCGAAGAGCCTTAGGAATAAAATAACGGAATTGAAGATGAAAATTGGTGAGTACGACATTATGTGTTGTACGGAAACTTGGATGAGCAAAAGAgacaaaatttgtttaaaaaattttaatatggtTAGAAAAGACAGAAGTAATAGTAAAAAGGGTGAAGGGTTATGTATTCTTATCAAAAAAGATATTGACTTCAAAATTATCGATCAAGTTAAATGGATTAAAGAAAAAACAGAGATATTAGCCATCAGGTTGGAACTAGAAAATAGACAGTTGGACGTGGTACTCGGTTACAAACCACCTAATGTCAGGCTACATAGAAGGGAATGGGACATTCTTTTCAGTAATAGGAATGACAAAGGAGAGTACATTTTTGTGGGTGATTTCAATGCTAAAAATAGGCTACGGAATTGCGATAGGGCGGATAAGGAAGGAGTCGACCTAGTTGAGGCAATAGAAGGAGCTAATCTCTTTGTAAACAATATGTATACAATATCTAGAATAGGTTCGGGGCAATATAATCCTTCAAATTTGGACTTGGTCATATCATCGGCCAATATACTTGATGTCGCTACTATTAAATCAAAAGG AAGATATAAATTAGACAAAATTGATTGGAAAAGGTTTCTGTGGTTGCAACTTAATGGATGTGCGGGATTTAGCGACGAACTAAAGAATGCTGATGATGTGGAAGAGAAATGTACGATCTTTAGTAAGTTCATGAAGAATTTGATAGAATCTTCAAGAACCAAAGACGGACCCAAGAAGAACGTAACATGCGACAAGGAAAGGAATGCAGTGACGACGAACGATGACAAGAAGAATATTAGAAGAAAAACGCCTACAAGGCAGTATCCATGGTGGGATAAGGAATGCAACGCTGCCAAAGCTAGAAGAAGAAGAACAAATATCAACTTCATAAAAAATCATAGTAAGGAAAATTGGGTTAAGATGAAAAAAGCAGAAAAGGACTTTGAAAATCTTTTGAATATAAAAAGATCCAAAGTATGGGATGACTTGGCAGCGAATATTGATCATAGAACCAATGGATCAACGATATGGAAATCTATTAAAATGCTGAAAAACGGTTTCGACAATAATTCCCCTACAGGTCTATCCAATTTAGGCAGAATAAAGATGGAAGATGTATCTATAAGGCTTTTGGAACCGCCAACTACCAGTGTTGCCAATAGACACGATCTTGAAGAGGATATTAATGTATTATCAAGGAAAATTCAGGAAAGCATCCCTCAAGATTTGACATTGTGGAATCGGGAAATTAATATTGCTGAGGTTAACGAAGCGATTGATAGCTCGAGTGGTAAATCGCCACCAGGTGCGGATGGAATTTCATATGATGTCTATAAAAAGTTAATAATAGAAATCAGAAGATTGCTCCGAGAAATTTTTCAGCAGGTTTGGTCGACGGGGAAGACTTCATCCTCGTGA
- the LOC143178242 gene encoding uncharacterized protein LOC143178242: MLEREFAAYGVKANAVKCSTVIRNLDQSTMKLILDVIEAPPEVSTYKDIKQALIDKLEKTEEENLRQLLSVVEMGNKKTSELLREMTQLTGKNVSESALRTLWRQRLPVRIQEILAIFDDGKLDKLAKAADKVLERRGMAQMAAVSNIAHLEKDAKAPSGFQDGEVAASSRRLTRIEVQLQKRGRSCSRRRYFNRRRSKSNPPTKNSNGFCYFHNKFGTESWKCRQPCAWSGPDKRKQGN, translated from the coding sequence ATGTTAGAGAGGGAATTTGCGGCGTACGGTGTAAAAGCCAACGCTGTTAAATGTTCCACAGTGATCCGAAATCTGGATCAAAGCACAATGAAGCTGATATTGGACGTTATAGAAGCTCCACCAGAAGTGTCCACATATAAGGATATTAAACAAGCCCTAATCGACAAATTAGAAAAAACAGAAGAGGAAAACCTGAGGCAGCTTCTTTCAGTAGTGGAGATGGGTAACAAAAAAACATCAGAACTATTGAGAGAAATGACACAGCTAACAGGAAAAAATGTTAGCGAAAGTGCACTTCGCACTTTGTGGAGACAAAGGCTGCCCGTAAGAATCCAGGAGATCCTGGCAATTTTTGACGACGGCAAGTTGGATAAGCTCGCAAAAGCGGCAGATAAGGTGCTCGAACGCAGAGGAATGGCGCAAATGGCCGCTGTTTCAAACATAGCCCATCTCGAGAAGGATGCTAAGGCCCCTTCAGGTTTTCAGGATGGCGAAGTAGCAGCCTCCTCGAGAAGATTGACTCGGATAGAGGTGCAGTTACAGAAACGAGGCCGGAGTTGCAGTAGACGGCGTTACTTCAACAGGAGAAGATCAAAATCAAATCCCCCGACGAAAAATAGTAATGGATTTTGTTATTTTCATAATAAATTCGGAACTGAATCTTGGAAGTGTAGACAGCCTTGCGCTTGGTCAGGTCCCGACAAACGGAAGCAGGGAAACTGA
- the LOC143178327 gene encoding uncharacterized protein LOC143178327 isoform X2, translated as MGNRKRSNNIHVNMFETRVWNWKLCCITQQSVEWSLSSRSILDESPVKVDHSEKTTEFRNILRSGESFNGFNFVRKRFKSLFRYCISEVFRSDEDVVNITVAKIQST; from the exons ATGGGAAATAGGAAGAGGTCCAACAATATCCATGTGAATATGTTCGAAACGAGAGTTTGGAACTGGAAATTGTGTTG CATTACCCAGCAGAGCGTTGAGTGGAGCTTGAGCAGTCGCAGCATTCTTGATGAATCTCCTGTAAAAGTTGATCATTCCGAGAAAACGACGGAGTTCAGAAATATTCTTCGGAGTGGGGAAAGTTTTAATGGCTTCAACTTTGTCAGGAAGAGGTTTAAGTCCCTGTTCAGATACTGTATATCCGAG GTCTTTCGAAGCGATGAGGATGTCGTCAATATAACAGTAGCAAAAATCCAGTCCACGTAG
- the LOC143178327 gene encoding uncharacterized protein LOC143178327 isoform X1, whose amino-acid sequence MGNRKRSNNIHVNMFETRVWNWKLCCITQQSVEWSLSSRSILDESPVKVDHSEKTTEFRNILRSGESFNGFNFVRKRFKSLFRYCISEMNFVFDKVFRSDEDVVNITVAKIQST is encoded by the exons ATGGGAAATAGGAAGAGGTCCAACAATATCCATGTGAATATGTTCGAAACGAGAGTTTGGAACTGGAAATTGTGTTG CATTACCCAGCAGAGCGTTGAGTGGAGCTTGAGCAGTCGCAGCATTCTTGATGAATCTCCTGTAAAAGTTGATCATTCCGAGAAAACGACGGAGTTCAGAAATATTCTTCGGAGTGGGGAAAGTTTTAATGGCTTCAACTTTGTCAGGAAGAGGTTTAAGTCCCTGTTCAGATACTGTATATCCGAG ATGAATTTTGTGTTCGACAAGGTCTTTCGAAGCGATGAGGATGTCGTCAATATAACAGTAGCAAAAATCCAGTCCACGTAG